One stretch of Cervus canadensis isolate Bull #8, Minnesota chromosome 5, ASM1932006v1, whole genome shotgun sequence DNA includes these proteins:
- the LOXL3 gene encoding lysyl oxidase homolog 3 isoform X6, producing MRPVGVWRWSLWGLLLRLLCSPCLGSPTPSAAPEKRAGSQGLRFRLAGFPRKPFEGRVEIQRAGEWGTICDDDFTLQAAHVLCRELGFTEATGWTHSAKYGPGTGRIWLDNLSCSGTERSVTECASRGWGNSDCTHDEDAGVICKDERLPGFSDSNVIEVEHHLQVEEVRLRPAVGRGRRPLPVTEGLVEVRLPDGWSQVCDKGWTAHNSHVICGMLGFPSEKRVNVAFYRKLRKRAAKASARRSKPLGRPVTKLKAKPKTRMGRGPVKRLLARRQQHSFGLHGVACVGTEAHLSLCSLEFYRANDTTRCPGGAPAVVSCVPSPLYAASSGQKKQQSKPQGEARVRLKGGAHPGEGRVEVLKAGTWGTVCDRKWDLQAASVVCRELGFGSAREALSGARMGQGMGAIHLSEVRCSGQELSLWKCPHKNITAEDCSHSQDAGVRCNLPYTGVETKIRLTGGRSRHEGRVEVQTGGPGSLRWGLICGDDWGTLEAMVACRQLGLGYANHGLQETWYWDSGNITEVVMSGVRCTGTELSLDQCAHHGTHVTCKRTGSRFTAGVICSETASDLLLHSALVQETAYIEDRPLHMLYCAAEENCLASSARSANWPYGHRRLLRFSSQIHNLGRADFRPKAGRHSWVWHECHGHYHSMDIFTHYDILTPNGTKVAEGHKASFCLEDTECQEDVSKRYECANFGEQGITVGCWDLYRHDIDCQWIDITDVKPGNYILQVVINPNFEVAESDFTNNAMKCNCKYDGHRIWVHNCHIGDAFSEEANRRFERYPGQTSNQVI from the exons ATGCGACCTGTTGGTGTTTGGCGGTGGAGCCTGTGGGGGCTGCTGCTGCGCCTGCTCTGCAGTCCGTGCCTGGGCTCTCCAACCCCATCCGCGGCACCTGAGAAAAGGGCCGGGAGCCAGGGGCTGCGGTTTCGGCTGGCTGGTTTCCCCAGGAAGCCATTCGAGGGCCGCGTGGAGATACAGCGGGCTGGTGAATGGGGCACCATCTGCGACGATGACTTCACGCTGCAGGCTGCTCATGTCCTATGCCGGGAGCTGGGCTTCACAGAGGCCACAGGCTGGACCCACAGTGCCAAATATGGCCCTGGAACAG GCCGCATCTGGCTGGACAACCTGAGCTGCAGTGGGACTGAGCGGAGTGTGACTGAATGTGCCTCCCGGGGTTGGGGGAACAGTGACTGTACCCACGATGAGGATGCTGGGGTCATCTGCAAGGACGAGCGCCTCCCTGGCTTCTCAGATTCCAATGTCATTGAG GTAGAGCATCACCTGCAAGTGGAGGAGGTGCGACTTCGGCCAGCCGTTGGAAGGGGCAGACGGCCCCTGCCCGTGACTGAGGGACTGGTCGAAGTCAGGCTTCCGGATGGCTGGTCGCAAGTGTGTGACAAAGGCTGGACTGCGCACAACAGCCACGTCATCTGCGGGATGCTGGGCTTCCCGAGCGAAAAGCGGGTCAACGTGGCCTTCTACAG AAAGTTGAGGAAGCGAGCGGCCAAAGCCTCGGCCCGACGCTCCAAGCCCCTTGGAAG aCCAGTCACCAAGCTTAAAGCCAAACCCAAAACCCGAATGGGCAGGGGGCCAGTTAAGAG GCTGCTGGCCCGGCGGCAGCAACACTCCTTTGGTCTGCACGGGGTGGCATGCGTGGGCACGGAGGCCCACCTCTCCCTCTGCTCCTTGGAGTTCTATCGAGCCAATGACACCACCAGGTGCCCTGGGGGGGCCCCTGCGGTGGTGAGCTGTGTGCCAAGCCCTCTCTACGCAGCGTCCAGTGGCCAGAAGAAGCAACAGTCGAAGCCTCAGGGGGAG gCCCGAGTGCGTCTGAAGGGCGGAGCCCACCCAGGAGAGGGCCGGGTAGAAGTCCTGAAGGCTGGCACGTGGGGCACGGTCTGTGATCGCAAGTGGGACCTGCAAGCAGCCAGCGTGGTGTGTCGGGAGCTAGGCTTCGGGAGTGCTCGAGAGGCTCTGAGCGGTGCCCGCATGGGGCAGG GCATGGGTGCCATCCACTTAAGTGAAGTGAGATGCTCTGGACAGGAACTCTCTCTCTGGAAGTGCCCCCACAAGAACATCACAGCCGAAGACTGCTCCCATAGCCAAGATGCTGGTGTCCGATGCAACCTGCCCTACACTGGGGTGGAGACCAAG ATCCGCCTCACCGGGGGCCGCAGCCGCCATGAAGGGCGAGTGGAAGTTCAGACAGGGGGCCCGGGGTCCCTTCGCTGGGGCCTCATCTGCGGAGACGACTGGGGAACGCTGGAGGCCATGGTTGCCTGCAGGCAGCTCGGACTGGGCTATGCCAACCACGGCCTGCAg GAGACCTGGTACTGGGATTCGGGGAACATAACAGAGGTGGTGATGAGTGGAGTGCGCTGCACAGGGACTGAGCTGTCCCTGGACCAGTGTGCTCATCATGGCACCCATGTCACCTGCAAGAGGACGGGAAGCCGTTTTACTGCTGGAGTCATTTGTTCTGAAA CCGCATCAGATCTGCTGTTGCACTCAGCACTGGTGCAGGAGACCGCTTACATCGAGGACCGGCCCCTGCACATGTTGTATTGTGCTGCTGAAGAGAACTGCCTGGCCAGCTCGGCCCGCTCAGCCAACTGGCCTTACGGCCACCGGCGTCTGCTCAGATTCTCCTCCCAGATCCACAACCTGGGACGTGCTGACTTCAGGCCCAAGGCCGGGCGCCACTCCTGGGTGTGGCATGAGTGTCATGG GCATTATCACAGTATGGACATCTTCACTCACTACGATATCCTGACCCCCAACGGCACCAAGGTGGCCGAGGGCCACAAAGCTAGTTTCTGTCTAGAAGACACCGAATGTCAGGAGG ATGTCTCCAAGAGGTATGAGTGTGCCAACTTTGGAGAGCAGGGCATCACTGTGGGCTGCTGGGATCTCTACCGGCATGACATCGACTGTCAATGGATTGACATCACAGATGTGAAACCAGGAAACTACATTCTGCAG GTGGTCATCAACCCCAATTTTGAAGTAGCAGAGAGTGACTTCACCAACAACGCCATGAAATGTAACTGCAAATATGATGGACATCGCATCTGGGTGCACAACTGTCACATTG GGGATGCCTTCAGTGAAGAGGCCAACAGGAGGTTTGAACGTTACCCTGGCCAGACCAGTAACCAGGTCATCTAA
- the LOXL3 gene encoding lysyl oxidase homolog 3 isoform X2, which yields MRPVGVWRWSLWGLLLRLLCSPCLGSPTPSAAPEKRAGSQGLRFRLAGFPRKPFEGRVEIQRAGEWGTICDDDFTLQAAHVLCRELGFTEATGWTHSAKYGPGTGRIWLDNLSCSGTERSVTECASRGWGNSDCTHDEDAGVICKDERLPGFSDSNVIEVEHHLQVEEVRLRPAVGRGRRPLPVTEGLVEVRLPDGWSQVCDKGWTAHNSHVICGMLGFPSEKRVNVAFYRKLRKRAAKASARRSKPLGRPVTKLKAKPKTRMGRGPVKRQDFERILSLFELQSPLILSFQRLLARRQQHSFGLHGVACVGTEAHLSLCSLEFYRANDTTRCPGGAPAVVSCVPSPLYAASSGQKKQQSKPQGEARVRLKGGAHPGEGRVEVLKAGTWGTVCDRKWDLQAASVVCRELGFGSAREALSGARMGQGMGAIHLSEVRCSGQELSLWKCPHKNITAEDCSHSQDAGVRCNLPYTGVETKIRLTGGRSRHEGRVEVQTGGPGSLRWGLICGDDWGTLEAMVACRQLGLGYANHGLQETWYWDSGNITEVVMSGVRCTGTELSLDQCAHHGTHVTCKRTGSRFTAGVICSETASDLLLHSALVQETAYIEDRPLHMLYCAAEENCLASSARSANWPYGHRRLLRFSSQIHNLGRADFRPKAGRHSWVWHECHGHYHSMDIFTHYDILTPNGTKVAEGHKASFCLEDTECQEDVSKRYECANFGEQGITVGCWDLYRHDIDCQWIDITDVKPGNYILQVVINPNFEVAESDFTNNAMKCNCKYDGHRIWVHNCHIGDAFSEEANRRFERYPGQTSNQVI from the exons ATGCGACCTGTTGGTGTTTGGCGGTGGAGCCTGTGGGGGCTGCTGCTGCGCCTGCTCTGCAGTCCGTGCCTGGGCTCTCCAACCCCATCCGCGGCACCTGAGAAAAGGGCCGGGAGCCAGGGGCTGCGGTTTCGGCTGGCTGGTTTCCCCAGGAAGCCATTCGAGGGCCGCGTGGAGATACAGCGGGCTGGTGAATGGGGCACCATCTGCGACGATGACTTCACGCTGCAGGCTGCTCATGTCCTATGCCGGGAGCTGGGCTTCACAGAGGCCACAGGCTGGACCCACAGTGCCAAATATGGCCCTGGAACAG GCCGCATCTGGCTGGACAACCTGAGCTGCAGTGGGACTGAGCGGAGTGTGACTGAATGTGCCTCCCGGGGTTGGGGGAACAGTGACTGTACCCACGATGAGGATGCTGGGGTCATCTGCAAGGACGAGCGCCTCCCTGGCTTCTCAGATTCCAATGTCATTGAG GTAGAGCATCACCTGCAAGTGGAGGAGGTGCGACTTCGGCCAGCCGTTGGAAGGGGCAGACGGCCCCTGCCCGTGACTGAGGGACTGGTCGAAGTCAGGCTTCCGGATGGCTGGTCGCAAGTGTGTGACAAAGGCTGGACTGCGCACAACAGCCACGTCATCTGCGGGATGCTGGGCTTCCCGAGCGAAAAGCGGGTCAACGTGGCCTTCTACAG AAAGTTGAGGAAGCGAGCGGCCAAAGCCTCGGCCCGACGCTCCAAGCCCCTTGGAAG aCCAGTCACCAAGCTTAAAGCCAAACCCAAAACCCGAATGGGCAGGGGGCCAGTTAAGAG ACAGGACTTCGAAAGAATACTAAGTCTCTTTGAGCTTCAGAGTCCACTTATCTTGAGCTTCCAAAG GCTGCTGGCCCGGCGGCAGCAACACTCCTTTGGTCTGCACGGGGTGGCATGCGTGGGCACGGAGGCCCACCTCTCCCTCTGCTCCTTGGAGTTCTATCGAGCCAATGACACCACCAGGTGCCCTGGGGGGGCCCCTGCGGTGGTGAGCTGTGTGCCAAGCCCTCTCTACGCAGCGTCCAGTGGCCAGAAGAAGCAACAGTCGAAGCCTCAGGGGGAG gCCCGAGTGCGTCTGAAGGGCGGAGCCCACCCAGGAGAGGGCCGGGTAGAAGTCCTGAAGGCTGGCACGTGGGGCACGGTCTGTGATCGCAAGTGGGACCTGCAAGCAGCCAGCGTGGTGTGTCGGGAGCTAGGCTTCGGGAGTGCTCGAGAGGCTCTGAGCGGTGCCCGCATGGGGCAGG GCATGGGTGCCATCCACTTAAGTGAAGTGAGATGCTCTGGACAGGAACTCTCTCTCTGGAAGTGCCCCCACAAGAACATCACAGCCGAAGACTGCTCCCATAGCCAAGATGCTGGTGTCCGATGCAACCTGCCCTACACTGGGGTGGAGACCAAG ATCCGCCTCACCGGGGGCCGCAGCCGCCATGAAGGGCGAGTGGAAGTTCAGACAGGGGGCCCGGGGTCCCTTCGCTGGGGCCTCATCTGCGGAGACGACTGGGGAACGCTGGAGGCCATGGTTGCCTGCAGGCAGCTCGGACTGGGCTATGCCAACCACGGCCTGCAg GAGACCTGGTACTGGGATTCGGGGAACATAACAGAGGTGGTGATGAGTGGAGTGCGCTGCACAGGGACTGAGCTGTCCCTGGACCAGTGTGCTCATCATGGCACCCATGTCACCTGCAAGAGGACGGGAAGCCGTTTTACTGCTGGAGTCATTTGTTCTGAAA CCGCATCAGATCTGCTGTTGCACTCAGCACTGGTGCAGGAGACCGCTTACATCGAGGACCGGCCCCTGCACATGTTGTATTGTGCTGCTGAAGAGAACTGCCTGGCCAGCTCGGCCCGCTCAGCCAACTGGCCTTACGGCCACCGGCGTCTGCTCAGATTCTCCTCCCAGATCCACAACCTGGGACGTGCTGACTTCAGGCCCAAGGCCGGGCGCCACTCCTGGGTGTGGCATGAGTGTCATGG GCATTATCACAGTATGGACATCTTCACTCACTACGATATCCTGACCCCCAACGGCACCAAGGTGGCCGAGGGCCACAAAGCTAGTTTCTGTCTAGAAGACACCGAATGTCAGGAGG ATGTCTCCAAGAGGTATGAGTGTGCCAACTTTGGAGAGCAGGGCATCACTGTGGGCTGCTGGGATCTCTACCGGCATGACATCGACTGTCAATGGATTGACATCACAGATGTGAAACCAGGAAACTACATTCTGCAG GTGGTCATCAACCCCAATTTTGAAGTAGCAGAGAGTGACTTCACCAACAACGCCATGAAATGTAACTGCAAATATGATGGACATCGCATCTGGGTGCACAACTGTCACATTG GGGATGCCTTCAGTGAAGAGGCCAACAGGAGGTTTGAACGTTACCCTGGCCAGACCAGTAACCAGGTCATCTAA
- the LOXL3 gene encoding lysyl oxidase homolog 3 isoform X1: protein MRPVGVWRWSLWGLLLRLLCSPCLGSPTPSAAPEKRAGSQGLRFRLAGFPRKPFEGRVEIQRAGEWGTICDDDFTLQAAHVLCRELGFTEATGWTHSAKYGPGTGRIWLDNLSCSGTERSVTECASRGWGNSDCTHDEDAGVICKDERLPGFSDSNVIEVEHHLQVEEVRLRPAVGRGRRPLPVTEGLVEVRLPDGWSQVCDKGWTAHNSHVICGMLGFPSEKRVNVAFYRLFLTLLLSYPHRKLRKRAAKASARRSKPLGRPVTKLKAKPKTRMGRGPVKRQDFERILSLFELQSPLILSFQRLLARRQQHSFGLHGVACVGTEAHLSLCSLEFYRANDTTRCPGGAPAVVSCVPSPLYAASSGQKKQQSKPQGEARVRLKGGAHPGEGRVEVLKAGTWGTVCDRKWDLQAASVVCRELGFGSAREALSGARMGQGMGAIHLSEVRCSGQELSLWKCPHKNITAEDCSHSQDAGVRCNLPYTGVETKIRLTGGRSRHEGRVEVQTGGPGSLRWGLICGDDWGTLEAMVACRQLGLGYANHGLQETWYWDSGNITEVVMSGVRCTGTELSLDQCAHHGTHVTCKRTGSRFTAGVICSETASDLLLHSALVQETAYIEDRPLHMLYCAAEENCLASSARSANWPYGHRRLLRFSSQIHNLGRADFRPKAGRHSWVWHECHGHYHSMDIFTHYDILTPNGTKVAEGHKASFCLEDTECQEDVSKRYECANFGEQGITVGCWDLYRHDIDCQWIDITDVKPGNYILQVVINPNFEVAESDFTNNAMKCNCKYDGHRIWVHNCHIGDAFSEEANRRFERYPGQTSNQVI from the exons ATGCGACCTGTTGGTGTTTGGCGGTGGAGCCTGTGGGGGCTGCTGCTGCGCCTGCTCTGCAGTCCGTGCCTGGGCTCTCCAACCCCATCCGCGGCACCTGAGAAAAGGGCCGGGAGCCAGGGGCTGCGGTTTCGGCTGGCTGGTTTCCCCAGGAAGCCATTCGAGGGCCGCGTGGAGATACAGCGGGCTGGTGAATGGGGCACCATCTGCGACGATGACTTCACGCTGCAGGCTGCTCATGTCCTATGCCGGGAGCTGGGCTTCACAGAGGCCACAGGCTGGACCCACAGTGCCAAATATGGCCCTGGAACAG GCCGCATCTGGCTGGACAACCTGAGCTGCAGTGGGACTGAGCGGAGTGTGACTGAATGTGCCTCCCGGGGTTGGGGGAACAGTGACTGTACCCACGATGAGGATGCTGGGGTCATCTGCAAGGACGAGCGCCTCCCTGGCTTCTCAGATTCCAATGTCATTGAG GTAGAGCATCACCTGCAAGTGGAGGAGGTGCGACTTCGGCCAGCCGTTGGAAGGGGCAGACGGCCCCTGCCCGTGACTGAGGGACTGGTCGAAGTCAGGCTTCCGGATGGCTGGTCGCAAGTGTGTGACAAAGGCTGGACTGCGCACAACAGCCACGTCATCTGCGGGATGCTGGGCTTCCCGAGCGAAAAGCGGGTCAACGTGGCCTTCTACAG ACTGTTCCTGACTCTGCTGTTGTCTTATCCTCACAGAAAGTTGAGGAAGCGAGCGGCCAAAGCCTCGGCCCGACGCTCCAAGCCCCTTGGAAG aCCAGTCACCAAGCTTAAAGCCAAACCCAAAACCCGAATGGGCAGGGGGCCAGTTAAGAG ACAGGACTTCGAAAGAATACTAAGTCTCTTTGAGCTTCAGAGTCCACTTATCTTGAGCTTCCAAAG GCTGCTGGCCCGGCGGCAGCAACACTCCTTTGGTCTGCACGGGGTGGCATGCGTGGGCACGGAGGCCCACCTCTCCCTCTGCTCCTTGGAGTTCTATCGAGCCAATGACACCACCAGGTGCCCTGGGGGGGCCCCTGCGGTGGTGAGCTGTGTGCCAAGCCCTCTCTACGCAGCGTCCAGTGGCCAGAAGAAGCAACAGTCGAAGCCTCAGGGGGAG gCCCGAGTGCGTCTGAAGGGCGGAGCCCACCCAGGAGAGGGCCGGGTAGAAGTCCTGAAGGCTGGCACGTGGGGCACGGTCTGTGATCGCAAGTGGGACCTGCAAGCAGCCAGCGTGGTGTGTCGGGAGCTAGGCTTCGGGAGTGCTCGAGAGGCTCTGAGCGGTGCCCGCATGGGGCAGG GCATGGGTGCCATCCACTTAAGTGAAGTGAGATGCTCTGGACAGGAACTCTCTCTCTGGAAGTGCCCCCACAAGAACATCACAGCCGAAGACTGCTCCCATAGCCAAGATGCTGGTGTCCGATGCAACCTGCCCTACACTGGGGTGGAGACCAAG ATCCGCCTCACCGGGGGCCGCAGCCGCCATGAAGGGCGAGTGGAAGTTCAGACAGGGGGCCCGGGGTCCCTTCGCTGGGGCCTCATCTGCGGAGACGACTGGGGAACGCTGGAGGCCATGGTTGCCTGCAGGCAGCTCGGACTGGGCTATGCCAACCACGGCCTGCAg GAGACCTGGTACTGGGATTCGGGGAACATAACAGAGGTGGTGATGAGTGGAGTGCGCTGCACAGGGACTGAGCTGTCCCTGGACCAGTGTGCTCATCATGGCACCCATGTCACCTGCAAGAGGACGGGAAGCCGTTTTACTGCTGGAGTCATTTGTTCTGAAA CCGCATCAGATCTGCTGTTGCACTCAGCACTGGTGCAGGAGACCGCTTACATCGAGGACCGGCCCCTGCACATGTTGTATTGTGCTGCTGAAGAGAACTGCCTGGCCAGCTCGGCCCGCTCAGCCAACTGGCCTTACGGCCACCGGCGTCTGCTCAGATTCTCCTCCCAGATCCACAACCTGGGACGTGCTGACTTCAGGCCCAAGGCCGGGCGCCACTCCTGGGTGTGGCATGAGTGTCATGG GCATTATCACAGTATGGACATCTTCACTCACTACGATATCCTGACCCCCAACGGCACCAAGGTGGCCGAGGGCCACAAAGCTAGTTTCTGTCTAGAAGACACCGAATGTCAGGAGG ATGTCTCCAAGAGGTATGAGTGTGCCAACTTTGGAGAGCAGGGCATCACTGTGGGCTGCTGGGATCTCTACCGGCATGACATCGACTGTCAATGGATTGACATCACAGATGTGAAACCAGGAAACTACATTCTGCAG GTGGTCATCAACCCCAATTTTGAAGTAGCAGAGAGTGACTTCACCAACAACGCCATGAAATGTAACTGCAAATATGATGGACATCGCATCTGGGTGCACAACTGTCACATTG GGGATGCCTTCAGTGAAGAGGCCAACAGGAGGTTTGAACGTTACCCTGGCCAGACCAGTAACCAGGTCATCTAA
- the LOXL3 gene encoding lysyl oxidase homolog 3 isoform X4, giving the protein MRPVGVWRWSLWGLLLRLLCSPCLGSPTPSAAPEKRAGSQGLRFRLAGFPRKPFEGRVEIQRAGEWGTICDDDFTLQAAHVLCRELGFTEATGWTHSAKYGPGTGRIWLDNLSCSGTERSVTECASRGWGNSDCTHDEDAGVICKDERLPGFSDSNVIEVEHHLQVEEVRLRPAVGRGRRPLPVTEGLVEVRLPDGWSQVCDKGWTAHNSHVICGMLGFPSEKRVNVAFYRLFLTLLLSYPHRKLRKRAAKASARRSKPLGRPVTKLKAKPKTRMGRGPVKRLLARRQQHSFGLHGVACVGTEAHLSLCSLEFYRANDTTRCPGGAPAVVSCVPSPLYAASSGQKKQQSKPQGEARVRLKGGAHPGEGRVEVLKAGTWGTVCDRKWDLQAASVVCRELGFGSAREALSGARMGQGMGAIHLSEVRCSGQELSLWKCPHKNITAEDCSHSQDAGVRCNLPYTGVETKIRLTGGRSRHEGRVEVQTGGPGSLRWGLICGDDWGTLEAMVACRQLGLGYANHGLQETWYWDSGNITEVVMSGVRCTGTELSLDQCAHHGTHVTCKRTGSRFTAGVICSETASDLLLHSALVQETAYIEDRPLHMLYCAAEENCLASSARSANWPYGHRRLLRFSSQIHNLGRADFRPKAGRHSWVWHECHGHYHSMDIFTHYDILTPNGTKVAEGHKASFCLEDTECQEDVSKRYECANFGEQGITVGCWDLYRHDIDCQWIDITDVKPGNYILQVVINPNFEVAESDFTNNAMKCNCKYDGHRIWVHNCHIGDAFSEEANRRFERYPGQTSNQVI; this is encoded by the exons ATGCGACCTGTTGGTGTTTGGCGGTGGAGCCTGTGGGGGCTGCTGCTGCGCCTGCTCTGCAGTCCGTGCCTGGGCTCTCCAACCCCATCCGCGGCACCTGAGAAAAGGGCCGGGAGCCAGGGGCTGCGGTTTCGGCTGGCTGGTTTCCCCAGGAAGCCATTCGAGGGCCGCGTGGAGATACAGCGGGCTGGTGAATGGGGCACCATCTGCGACGATGACTTCACGCTGCAGGCTGCTCATGTCCTATGCCGGGAGCTGGGCTTCACAGAGGCCACAGGCTGGACCCACAGTGCCAAATATGGCCCTGGAACAG GCCGCATCTGGCTGGACAACCTGAGCTGCAGTGGGACTGAGCGGAGTGTGACTGAATGTGCCTCCCGGGGTTGGGGGAACAGTGACTGTACCCACGATGAGGATGCTGGGGTCATCTGCAAGGACGAGCGCCTCCCTGGCTTCTCAGATTCCAATGTCATTGAG GTAGAGCATCACCTGCAAGTGGAGGAGGTGCGACTTCGGCCAGCCGTTGGAAGGGGCAGACGGCCCCTGCCCGTGACTGAGGGACTGGTCGAAGTCAGGCTTCCGGATGGCTGGTCGCAAGTGTGTGACAAAGGCTGGACTGCGCACAACAGCCACGTCATCTGCGGGATGCTGGGCTTCCCGAGCGAAAAGCGGGTCAACGTGGCCTTCTACAG ACTGTTCCTGACTCTGCTGTTGTCTTATCCTCACAGAAAGTTGAGGAAGCGAGCGGCCAAAGCCTCGGCCCGACGCTCCAAGCCCCTTGGAAG aCCAGTCACCAAGCTTAAAGCCAAACCCAAAACCCGAATGGGCAGGGGGCCAGTTAAGAG GCTGCTGGCCCGGCGGCAGCAACACTCCTTTGGTCTGCACGGGGTGGCATGCGTGGGCACGGAGGCCCACCTCTCCCTCTGCTCCTTGGAGTTCTATCGAGCCAATGACACCACCAGGTGCCCTGGGGGGGCCCCTGCGGTGGTGAGCTGTGTGCCAAGCCCTCTCTACGCAGCGTCCAGTGGCCAGAAGAAGCAACAGTCGAAGCCTCAGGGGGAG gCCCGAGTGCGTCTGAAGGGCGGAGCCCACCCAGGAGAGGGCCGGGTAGAAGTCCTGAAGGCTGGCACGTGGGGCACGGTCTGTGATCGCAAGTGGGACCTGCAAGCAGCCAGCGTGGTGTGTCGGGAGCTAGGCTTCGGGAGTGCTCGAGAGGCTCTGAGCGGTGCCCGCATGGGGCAGG GCATGGGTGCCATCCACTTAAGTGAAGTGAGATGCTCTGGACAGGAACTCTCTCTCTGGAAGTGCCCCCACAAGAACATCACAGCCGAAGACTGCTCCCATAGCCAAGATGCTGGTGTCCGATGCAACCTGCCCTACACTGGGGTGGAGACCAAG ATCCGCCTCACCGGGGGCCGCAGCCGCCATGAAGGGCGAGTGGAAGTTCAGACAGGGGGCCCGGGGTCCCTTCGCTGGGGCCTCATCTGCGGAGACGACTGGGGAACGCTGGAGGCCATGGTTGCCTGCAGGCAGCTCGGACTGGGCTATGCCAACCACGGCCTGCAg GAGACCTGGTACTGGGATTCGGGGAACATAACAGAGGTGGTGATGAGTGGAGTGCGCTGCACAGGGACTGAGCTGTCCCTGGACCAGTGTGCTCATCATGGCACCCATGTCACCTGCAAGAGGACGGGAAGCCGTTTTACTGCTGGAGTCATTTGTTCTGAAA CCGCATCAGATCTGCTGTTGCACTCAGCACTGGTGCAGGAGACCGCTTACATCGAGGACCGGCCCCTGCACATGTTGTATTGTGCTGCTGAAGAGAACTGCCTGGCCAGCTCGGCCCGCTCAGCCAACTGGCCTTACGGCCACCGGCGTCTGCTCAGATTCTCCTCCCAGATCCACAACCTGGGACGTGCTGACTTCAGGCCCAAGGCCGGGCGCCACTCCTGGGTGTGGCATGAGTGTCATGG GCATTATCACAGTATGGACATCTTCACTCACTACGATATCCTGACCCCCAACGGCACCAAGGTGGCCGAGGGCCACAAAGCTAGTTTCTGTCTAGAAGACACCGAATGTCAGGAGG ATGTCTCCAAGAGGTATGAGTGTGCCAACTTTGGAGAGCAGGGCATCACTGTGGGCTGCTGGGATCTCTACCGGCATGACATCGACTGTCAATGGATTGACATCACAGATGTGAAACCAGGAAACTACATTCTGCAG GTGGTCATCAACCCCAATTTTGAAGTAGCAGAGAGTGACTTCACCAACAACGCCATGAAATGTAACTGCAAATATGATGGACATCGCATCTGGGTGCACAACTGTCACATTG GGGATGCCTTCAGTGAAGAGGCCAACAGGAGGTTTGAACGTTACCCTGGCCAGACCAGTAACCAGGTCATCTAA